Sequence from the Helianthus annuus cultivar XRQ/B chromosome 13, HanXRQr2.0-SUNRISE, whole genome shotgun sequence genome:
TTTTTCGGAAGGATTTCTTGCCGATTTGAGAAAAATTGGTTAATTTGGTTTCCTTGGTAAGTTATATCTTGCGGataatataaaagtttgctaagcttatggtttaatGGTATCCAATCCAAaataaaactcttagcatttaatTTCTGATAAAAAGATAGGGAAAGTACCTGAGGCCATTATTTATGAACTAGCTCAGGTACTTTAGGCGTTTTCGTTCTTAGGCTTTCCTTCTTTAGCCGCttttcctttgacatatttagggcacgtggTCTTGATGTGGCCCTTCTCATTACAGCCGAAGCAGACTGCATTCTCCATGTCTCCACAGTCCAACGTTGTATGTTCCCccgatttgcagatcccacatacCCTTGGTTGTGATCGggattttggttcgaacctgcacttCCCGTAGTGgcacttcttgcaggtcttgcataccgGTTTCTGGTTGGACTTTCGTTTGTTCTTCTTTATAGAGCTCTGGGAGTTCTTTTTctccctttttctttttagcttatCTTTGGCATTTGAGGTATGAACAAGGTCCTCCTTATGAGTAAGGAAATGTGGTCCCAGATAAAATTGGGAACGAGTAGCCTGGggctccttgaactttttcaTAGCCTTCTTCACAGCCCTTCCAACACTTGCGTCTACCATAGATTGGAGAACGCTTTTGGAAATTCTAAGGCTCACAATCGTAGCATCATCTGCATGTGTCACATCATTCATAATACGATCGACAGCCGTCTCATCTGAGTTTGCCATTTTCGATATTGGTGCCTAACACCAATAAAAATAATTTCTTAGCTGCAATCCAACAACCGCTATTCTTTATCCTGATGGCTttaacatatactaaccatggtatttATAGACCATATGGGCTAATATAGTACTATCATTCTCAACgaatgttatttaatatattcattatgtttagcctaggtcacgaaagaccatcaatggcatttaaggtttgggcCTAGTTCCTCAtctttttgacaggggatcaaaacATCACATCTGTCTTTATTACATTGATGAATTtttggatagcttgaaagcttgccataAGGATATCAGAAAAAGTGATTCCTAGTAGATACAAACATCAATCTAGGATTTGTTGGAACGTTTTCTTAAGTATCAACGACAAACTTCCATCTCGTATTAAACGATCGGAGTCCTAACAGGAGGAGACAACAGTTCTCAGCAACTATGATTCATTAAAGAATTATATGTGCCAGTAATAACTAATTTCTGCATAACTGCTTGATAAGGAAGGCACCTGCTATATATTTATCATACTGCACCATCTCCCGGGAGTTCATCCTGTCAACTCAGGCGTTTGTTCTTTTGGCTTCTTCGGGCTTCTTCTGATTcctagggcagttggtcttgatatgccccttttcgttacaaccataacaagttgcatcttttAGCTCCTTGCAATCCAGGGTTTTATGTTCCtgagacttgcaaattccacatggtagaggctgagattcaaatctgcatttcccgaggtggtacTTCCTACAGGTTTCGCACTTGGTCTTCTCAACCGACTGCTGGCTGTCTCTTTTAAACCTGGAACTCTTCTTATCAGAGCGATGAGAATTCTCATCCTCCCTTTTTCTCTTTCCATCTACAGAGGCCTTGGCAGCCTTGTCTCTAACCACATCGAGTGTGAGAGATAGCGACAGATCTGCTGTTGACCTGAATGTAGTAGGTctcgaagccttaacactggctttgatttctggggctaaacccccaatgaagcgagcaattctCTTGGGTTCTGGTGTTACTAGGTAAGGAACCAGTCTGGACAGGGTATTAAAATTGGtaaggtaagcttgacaatctaagttcgtcataaccaacgataacaaatccgattcgattctttcgacctcatgttgagggcagtagttctccctAATGAGAgtaacaaactgctcccatgtcATGTTATAGAGCGGAATCTTCCCAGTAGCTTGAATGAGAGacctccaccatgccagtgcctctcctttgaacgattgggatacatattttactacatccctttcagcacaaccgttgatgtccaccaccgtgtccatttcttccaaccaagtcatacaatctactGCTCCCTTTTCCCccgtgaaatctcggggtttacaggaagcaaagtatttataggtacaagacttggtacgttgttcattatcgaacacttgcttcttggatggaacactgtgttcatttgatgaatgacgatcgtcatccttctttGGTCCTTCATTCTTAGAGGGCGGCTCGTTATGAGGCTCTgaatgagttttagggacagatttaGAGTGAGGTATAGATGAGGCTTTACCATTAGTCTCACTATATTCCCTAAATCGCTcctctacagctttagataccgctgaatcaatcaatgtacgaagctctcctctggttatatTAATCCTTTCATCATCGCAGTTTTCCAGAGAGTGACTGTTCTCTTCCtttgacctagccatgtagctttataTGCTACATAAAATCAAACGAGGGCAAGGTTTATATGGAAGCTCTTACAGTTTTATCGtcttaaacgatttattaaccatggtaatataaaccatattggttaattcgttagttatatttaattatcatcttcattataatttatcctagttataaaacatcaaGGATATTAAGGTGGCGCAGagggcctagtcacaaggacaaattttaaatcataagccatgatttcagagaatcaaggcccTTAAATCTATTAGCACAACAGGCTTAGTCATAAGGACATATATAATTTataagctatgatttcagagaatcacagcatgaaggtattctggcacaataggcctagtcactaggacatttataatttataagctaggatttcagagaatcaaagccttgaggtttgaacctagttcattacctttttctgacagggagtcatagactacctctgccttttgtcttatatgacaattagcatggcccgtaggcactacatcactattggatgtctaacaagttggcccgtaggcactacaccactaatggatgtttaacaagttggcccgtaggcattatatcactaatggatgtttaataagtttggcctgtaggcactacatcactaatggatgtttaataagtttggcccgtaggcactacatcactaatggatgtttttaataagtttggcccgtaggcactacatcactaatggatgttttaataagtttggcccgtaggcactacatcactaatggatgttttaataagtttggcccgtaggcactacatcactaatggatgttttaataagtttggcccgtaggcactacatcactaatggatgttttaataagtttggcccgtaggcactacatcactaatggatgtttaataatgatcatctttattgacgatttaacccatgatttataaatcattaatttgggttttggaattcATAGAAGGATTCTCTTAtaggaatgacgcgtgcgatttttaacgaatcacatctgccatggatgttaacatgatcacagaggttaacaggaattccgaatcttttaatcaggttttaccatcttggcccggtcttataattgacccgaaggctaggtttcacacttAAGATTCTTAATTAATAACTATCGCAGATCAATTTTAAATTGAGGTGTtaaatatggatctgaatctaattatggaactaccatcttggcccgatctttacaatgacacgtggctaggtcttgccctttttagattttgccattttattataatggtagatcctaCAATAGGAAATATTAtttttccatttatttaatattcttgtttagaatgaaagtttaaatttaatcattccactatatgaaaataaaaatataaggttgccctaagcgggacttgaaaataataatgttgtcctcgaagggactgaaaggtaaatatgtccttataaagacttattaaggaaacgatcttcagcaagAAGAGTTTCTTCTTCAGTCATTTCCTGAATgttttctccttggttgcacgtttcatcctggtcggggtacgaagctcagcagttCAAGACTCCGGATGTGGAGACTTCCTATTACagctccttcgcttggcgacgtataaaAATTTGGAAGCAAAATTTTCCAGATCAAAATTTAGaacattcctatgttaagtctagactcgaatatgtgcaattgtgtcattgagattaaacacataaggatagtgtttaattcactcaatgttggctctgataccaacctgtcacaccccgatttccacgtgtctcaccagtgggcccggtgggggattaccgtgacgtagttggcaacaatatagtcaaaccacacaatatatgaatgcacagcggaagcaaaagataaatatattatattccgaataaaagtaatatccaagtattacaactgaaagtaagggatccacaggcagatctataaacattgttctacagactttagacgcctagaacttgcaagattccttattaatgtcctgagcagcttccagcctattacgtacttgtacctgtcacttagacttttgaaaatacgtcagttttcactggtaaatacactcaactgactcatttgaaaagagtttaggaaaattgatttagatgcaccaggcacaaattatttttgacactttgattaaaatgcacagaggcaaaattaatcttttataacttgagacaatcataattatgatcttgtatacagatttacatgttcgttgtacgttcagggcccgatgtagaaaccgagtcatgattaatagacacatcacaagtataggcccactgagcgtgagataccgtttcccttatgcaactgtcaggtgtatgcctacaccccgtgcataagacgtgaccattttataatacaatgatgtcaaggatatccgggacatggtcattaacccctaaaggcttttatttcaaacaatacagatcaaaccgggttacctcaataacttaatcacaatccgattaaatattcaatacccgaccaagcggtattattataccgtatcccaagcccgtatagggaaataagttaagagtatttacctgagctagctcctgtcttaaaatagcaagaataataactcagccgtattcacttaagtaagcgtaggtacaatttaccggaaggctctagtctggaacgatggcataaataaccaattagaatgctaacgggtcttttaattaagcctaagcttagaccggttagtcttaaagaattgttacggtttaatcgcgtgaaaggcaaaaaccgtgaatggagtgtgattctgacccaacaagtttgaagacttgtttcatatgggtataacaatcatactctgggttttggggttaaaacaatatagtttgacccgtttcggctaaattatgtaaactagttacataagccgaaccgtgcgcgcaaaggACGCAACGGGTATCCgttagagtcctacactgttttcctaagccaatatactttaaagaagttgtggtatcagtaggataccttccataatgcccgtaatgagtttaagttaataatatgccccgtaggggtatttcggtctttttaaagattataaaagaggttttagagttctacagggaatctgagtttcccgatccgTTTATAAAgtgtaaaatactttatttattatttaaaatcagtagcatctggaatcgggtcaaaagaccttatagaactcgatttatggccgaaaagggcatattcggtatttaccgaaccgtagccataaccgcaggttatgagcaaggtaaaaataattaaaaatctttaaaaatcccaaaatattattttacatcagtgagtaaaaggtttggtgtcgaaatccgggtttagataggcgttatgctaattgcgctatttaattactaaagtttcgcaatttgcgctaattggcataactcttattctggacctcggattgacatgaaattttagggacatgtttagaattcagtaaccaaggtcatgatccattcacatgtccgaaaatctcgtttaaatttataaagggcgttatggtcaacttttaagtaattagcggaaatgcgtaaaagactcggacaaaccacGAACCGGTTACAGAGGtttatactatcatgtaacctggtcctaagagagtcctaaggcatatctaaatcgaactttaacgggtcagaactgaagtcaatgcaaaagtcaaacttttgcgactttcggttctgaaccgggtcaaaacaataacTTGTCGGAtcaacaagcttagactagttctTAAAGTTATTATCAAGCTATATGAATGAAAAAATAGGTTATACGCCTTCTACATTGTtacttatgcgttaaatcgaaaatctagcttctgttgactttttataaacaactttgacccgacattcgacctagatagagtgggaatcagagggtgcccttttaagggtttatagcccacatgattaccaacttataactatctttgattcaacaaatcactggaccaattgTGATTAATctttaagtcaaccgttaattacgacggtttgacttctaggCTATAACTAAGCGAAAACTCAACAAGAAAAGGTCGAGCATACTTACAAGGGTCCTATGAACGACCAGAGATCACTTGGGAGGAagcttgagctccagaagtgctCCACAAATGCAGATGAAGGTGTGTGGGATTGTTTGAACActtgtggccttttatagtgaattcaCTCACCACAATTGTTTGACAACAAGGTCTAGCACTCACCACaactcatcaacatgtgtccctagtGTTTAGGGGTCAATTAGGGGCCTCTTGGAAGGCTTTAAAGGCTTTA
This genomic interval carries:
- the LOC110901243 gene encoding zinc finger CCHC domain-containing protein 9-like translates to MANSDETAVDRIMNDVTHADDATIVSLRISKSVLQSMVDASVGRAVKKAMKKFKEPQATRSQFYLGPHFLTHKEDLVHTSNAKDKLKRKREKKNSQSSIKKNKRKSNQKPVCKTCKKCHYGKCRFEPKSRSQPRVCGICKSGEHTTLDCGDMENAVCFGCNEKGHIKTTCPKYVKGKAAKEGKPKNENA